One stretch of Rhipicephalus sanguineus isolate Rsan-2018 chromosome 10, BIME_Rsan_1.4, whole genome shotgun sequence DNA includes these proteins:
- the LOC119371788 gene encoding COP9 signalosome complex subunit 5: MDGNMAQKTWEMSNNVETVQSVDDLYKYNKKQQQDILTAKPWEKDPHYFKDMKVSALALLKMVMHARSGGTLEVMGLLLGKVDANTMIVMDSFALPVEGTETRVNAQAQAYEYMADYTENAKTVGRLENVVGWYHSHPGYGCWLSGIDVSTQMLNQQFQEPFVAIVIDPVRTISAGKVNLGAFRTYPKGYKPPDEGPAEYQTIPLNKIEDFGVHCKQYYSLEVSYFKSSLDRRLLDSLWNKYWVNTLSSSSLLTNADYTTGQVFDLSDKLEQSESQLGRGGFVLGLDPHEKRTEDKLAKATRDSCKTTIEVIHGLMSQVIKDRLFNQVNCTPPEQQ; this comes from the exons ATGGACGGCAACATGGCGCAGAAGACCTGGGAGATGAGCAACAACGTCGAAACGGTTCAGAGCGTGGACGATTTGTACAAGTACAACAAAAAACAGCAGCAGGACATCCTCACAGCCAAGCCGTGGGAGAAAGA CCCCCACTACTTCAAGGACATGAAGGTGTCCGCACTGGCCCTGTTGAAGATGGTGATGCACGCACGTTCTGGTGGAACGCTGGAGGTCATGGGACTGCTTCTAGGAAAA GTGGACGCCAACACAATGATAGTCATGGACTCGTTTGCCCTGCCCGTCGAAGGGACAGAAACGAGGGTGAACGCCCAGGCTCAGGCGTACGAGTACATGGCCGACTACACCGAGAATGCCAAGACGGTTGGGCGCCTAGAAAACGTCGTGGGATGGTACCACTCACACCCCGGCTACGGCTGCTGGCTGTCGGGTATCGACGTCAGCACGCAGATGCTGAACCAGCAATTCCAGGAGCCATTTGTAGCTATTGTG ATTGACCCTGTGAGGACCATCTCAGCCGGAAAAGTGAACTTGGGTGCTTTTAGAACTTATCCAAAG GGCTACAAGCCTCCGGACGAGGGCCCGGCAGAATACCAGACCATCCCACTGAACAAGATCGAAGACTTTGGAGTCCACTGCAAGCAGTACTACTCCCTCGAGGTGTCCTACTTCAAGTCCTCGCTCGACCGGCGGCTCCTGGACTCGCTCTGGAACAAGTACTGGGTCAACACCCTCAGTTCATCCAGTCTACTCACG AACGCCGACTACACGACAGGACAGGTGTTCGACCTGTCGGACAAGCTGGAGCAGTCCGAGTCGCAGCTCGGCCGGGGCGGCTTCGTCCTCGGCCTGGACCCGCATGAGAAGCGGACCGAGGACAAGCTGGCGAAGGCAACGCGAGACAGCTGCAAGACGACCATCGAGGTCATCCACGGACTCATGTCCCAAGTGATCAAGGACAGGCTCTTCAACCAAGTGAACTGTACCCCTCCGGAGCAACAGTGA
- the LOC119371791 gene encoding cytochrome c oxidase subunit 5B, mitochondrial, which yields MAAAVVVGRSLLRSARQTVCINAVRFKSEEKPRLYSGMEYATGRERQELLAMAAGNDDPFDMKVFKRGPGTKDNPNLIPSHLEKRMIGCICEEDQTHINWMWLHRGDPKRCECGYWFKIVDAKPL from the exons ATGGCTGCAGCGGTTGTTGTTGGAAGGTCACTCCTACGAAGTGCACGGCAAACCGTTTGCATCAATGCAGTGCGGTTCAAATCCGAGGAAAAACCAC GTTTGTACAGCGGGATGGAGTACGCCACAGGCCGTGAAAGACAGGAACTCCTAGCGATGGCAGCAGGAAACGAT GATCCATTTGATATGAAGGTCTTCAAGAGGGGCCCGGGCACCAAGGACAACCCAAACCTGATTCCATCCCACTTAGAGAAACGAATGATCGGTTGCATTT GTGAAGAGGATCAGACCCACATCAACTGGATGTGGCTTCACCGAGGGGACCCAAAGCGTTGCGAGTGTGGATACTGGTTCAAGATTGTGGACGCGAAACCATTGTAG